Within Candidatus Aenigmatarchaeota archaeon, the genomic segment AGGGATAATGGTAGTTTGGTTTTGAAACAAATAAGAAGGATTGTTTTTGGGGTTTATGAATGAAACTTCCATTGATAATAATAAACTTCAAGGCCTATGCTGAGGGAACTGGAAAGAACGCAATTAAACTCGCGAAAATTTGTCAAGATTTATCCAAGAAAAATGATGTTAATATAATAATAGCACCTCAGGATGTTGATATCTACAGAATAAGATCAAAATTAAAAATACCAATATTTGCGCAGAGCATAGAACCAATAGAACCTGGGGCACACACCGGTCACGAATTGGCACTTGCCGCGAAAGAATCTGGAGCATCTGGTACTCTTATCAACCATTCTGAAAATAAGATGAGTGTTAGTGATATTAAAAGGTCTGTTGAATTAGCAAGAAAATATGGCTTAAAAACGGTGGTTTGCACCCCTGATTTAAGTGTTACAAAAAAGGTTGCAAAATTTAGACCGGATTTTATAGCGTTTGAAGTCCCAGAACTAATAGGAACAGGAAAGGCCATATCAAAGGTTAAACCTAAATCTGTTAAAGATTTTGTTGAGATTTTAAACAAAATAGGTTCAGAAATAATACCTTTATGTGGAGCTGGGATATCAACGGGTGAAGATGTAAGGATATCTTTGGAGTTGGGTGTGAAAGGTGTGATAGTATCTTCTGCATTTGTAAAATCAAATAAACCGAAGGATGTGCTGAAAGATTTGATAAATGGGTTAAAGAAAAAATAAAAAATAAAAGATAAGTAGTTTTTTAAACGTCTCTTGCTTTAAGTGTGCTCCTTCCGTTTTCTTCAGCCCTCTTTGCAGCCCTCTTTACAAGATTTACAACCTCTGCATCAAGAGCTGTCAAGAATTCCTCACTTACATTGTATTTTCCTTTAACCAATTCTCTCACAGCACT encodes:
- the tpiA gene encoding triose-phosphate isomerase, yielding MKLPLIIINFKAYAEGTGKNAIKLAKICQDLSKKNDVNIIIAPQDVDIYRIRSKLKIPIFAQSIEPIEPGAHTGHELALAAKESGASGTLINHSENKMSVSDIKRSVELARKYGLKTVVCTPDLSVTKKVAKFRPDFIAFEVPELIGTGKAISKVKPKSVKDFVEILNKIGSEIIPLCGAGISTGEDVRISLELGVKGVIVSSAFVKSNKPKDVLKDLINGLKKK
- a CDS encoding DUF1931 domain-containing protein, whose amino-acid sequence is MTVVVKSAVRELVKGKYNVSEEFLTALDAEVVNLVKRAAKRAEENGRSTLKARDV